One genomic window of Azospirillum sp. TSH100 includes the following:
- a CDS encoding exopolysaccharide biosynthesis protein: protein MNARRHIDSSGANGQAEMERAEMEHDGTIALPVPCDAAEEERTSDVLARFRANLPSGRVTLGDLIRALGDRSLGTILLALSLPTIAPVPLGVSCLFDLPIVLYTAQLAFGRRGAGLPDWLLRRSIGTRLAARTLDAAMPRLVWIERMLKPRLHRLARIDQERWFGLLLFILTLTCIVPLPLTGWLPGFALVLISLGLIERDGGAIGIGLGLTAAALVFLTLVASSLSYAGHQLLAATLQ, encoded by the coding sequence TTGAACGCCCGCCGGCACATCGACAGCTCCGGCGCCAACGGTCAGGCGGAGATGGAGCGGGCGGAAATGGAGCATGACGGGACCATCGCCCTGCCCGTTCCCTGCGACGCGGCGGAGGAGGAACGCACGTCCGACGTGCTGGCCCGCTTCCGCGCCAACCTGCCGTCCGGCCGGGTCACGCTGGGCGACCTGATCCGGGCGCTGGGCGACCGGTCGCTGGGTACCATCCTGCTGGCCCTGTCGCTGCCGACCATCGCGCCGGTGCCGCTCGGCGTGTCCTGCCTGTTCGACCTGCCGATCGTGCTCTACACCGCCCAGCTCGCCTTCGGCCGGCGCGGGGCGGGACTGCCGGACTGGCTGCTGCGGCGCTCCATCGGCACCCGGCTGGCGGCCCGCACGCTGGACGCCGCCATGCCGCGGCTGGTGTGGATCGAGCGCATGCTGAAGCCGCGCCTGCACCGCCTCGCCCGCATCGACCAGGAACGCTGGTTCGGACTGCTGCTGTTCATCCTGACGCTGACCTGCATCGTGCCGCTGCCGCTGACCGGCTGGCTGCCGGGCTTCGCGCTGGTGCTGATCTCGCTGGGGCTGATCGAGCGCGACGGCGGCGCCATCGGCATCGGACTGGGGCTGACCGCGGCGGCGCTGGTGTTTTTGACGCTGGTGGCGAGCAGCCTGTCATACGCAGGTCATCAACTTCTGGCAGCAACTCTGCAATAG
- a CDS encoding class I SAM-dependent methyltransferase: MTEYTDAAPAPLSESWLFFRRWLADPRAMGSIAPSSPALRRRITREIRREADEVVVEFGGGTGPITKAMLEAGIPADRLYSFEIDQDLARHLRARCPDVTVIVDDCRKAPGLLGETLCGKVGTVVIGIPMITFPLEFQREVLDATFRILRPGGRFLLYSFMPHSPLNREALGLSGERLGFTLRNLPPASVWGYWRG, encoded by the coding sequence GTGACCGAATATACCGACGCTGCACCCGCCCCGCTTTCCGAATCCTGGCTGTTCTTCCGCCGCTGGCTGGCGGACCCCCGGGCGATGGGCTCCATCGCCCCATCCTCCCCCGCCCTGCGCCGGAGGATCACCCGCGAGATCCGCCGCGAGGCGGACGAGGTGGTGGTGGAGTTCGGCGGCGGCACCGGGCCGATCACCAAGGCGATGCTGGAGGCCGGCATTCCAGCCGACCGGCTCTACAGCTTCGAGATCGACCAGGACCTCGCCCGCCACCTGCGCGCGCGCTGCCCGGACGTCACCGTGATCGTCGACGACTGCCGCAAGGCGCCGGGGCTGCTGGGCGAGACACTGTGCGGCAAGGTCGGCACCGTGGTGATCGGCATCCCGATGATCACCTTCCCGCTGGAGTTCCAGCGCGAGGTGCTGGACGCCACCTTCCGCATCCTGCGGCCGGGCGGGCGCTTCCTGCTCTACAGCTTCATGCCGCACTCGCCGCTGAACCGCGAAGCGCTGGGGCTGAGCGGCGAGCGGTTGGGCTTCACGCTGCGAAATCTGCCGCCGGCATCGGTGTGGGGATATTGGCGGGGGTAG
- a CDS encoding YdcF family protein, which translates to MPVLSFVLSKLLWGIFAPGNALVLAVALGALLWRTRRWQRAGRRLVTLAAVLLLLIMYTGLGALVAVPLENRFPRVEPEGRIDGIIMLGGAVNPPITVDRGDPSLNEAAERILGFADLVRRHPEAKAVFTGGSGRLLAPDLKEDITARAALAQAGIPADRVLYEAESRNTWENAVFSKGMVKPQPGERWILVTSAMHMPRSVGIFRSIGWEVIPYPVDYRTRHDATPWLRFEFGQNLVILDDAVREWIGLTAYRLMGRTDSLFPAP; encoded by the coding sequence ATGCCGGTCTTGTCCTTCGTCCTGTCGAAGCTGCTATGGGGTATCTTCGCGCCCGGCAACGCGCTGGTCCTCGCGGTGGCGCTGGGCGCACTGCTGTGGCGGACGCGGCGCTGGCAGCGCGCCGGGCGGCGGCTGGTCACGCTGGCGGCGGTTCTGCTTCTGCTGATCATGTACACCGGGCTGGGCGCGCTGGTCGCCGTGCCGCTGGAGAACCGCTTCCCGCGGGTGGAGCCGGAAGGGCGGATCGACGGCATCATCATGCTGGGCGGCGCCGTCAATCCGCCGATCACCGTCGACCGCGGCGATCCCTCGCTGAACGAGGCGGCCGAGCGGATCCTGGGCTTCGCCGATCTCGTCCGCCGCCATCCGGAGGCCAAGGCCGTCTTCACCGGCGGGTCGGGCCGGCTGCTGGCGCCGGATCTGAAGGAGGATATCACCGCCCGCGCCGCCCTGGCCCAGGCCGGTATCCCCGCCGACCGCGTGCTCTACGAGGCCGAATCCCGCAACACCTGGGAGAACGCCGTCTTCAGCAAGGGAATGGTCAAGCCGCAACCGGGCGAACGCTGGATCCTCGTCACTTCGGCGATGCACATGCCGCGGTCGGTCGGCATCTTCCGCTCCATCGGGTGGGAGGTGATCCCCTACCCCGTCGATTACCGCACCAGGCACGACGCCACGCCCTGGCTGCGCTTCGAGTTCGGGCAGAATCTGGTGATCCTGGACGATGCGGTGCGGGAGTGGATCGGGCTGACCGCCTATCGGCTGATGGGCCGCACCGACAGCCTCTTCCCGGCTCCCTGA
- a CDS encoding septal ring lytic transglycosylase RlpA family protein, with protein sequence MRRWRGVSRVVVLVGVATLAACAQKPAGTGSGLPTSGIYKVGKPYQINGVWYYPKEDYSYDETGIASWYGPGFHEKNTANGEIYDQNELTAAHKTLPMPSLVRVTNLDNGRSIVVRVNDRGPYANGRIIDMSRRGAQLLGFDGPGTAKVRVQILAEESRAIAAAARQGTPAPMLAEIDGPPPKAAPRGRIEVSGPSGPATTLAAAVAPSTGAARPAVVGTPIPPPTTVAGSMAEGRFVPAPVVAQLPVKAQEAIYVQVGAFGSEENVAKARARLSSIGQRASVSQTRSAGMTLHRVRVGPLDSVDRADSLLNQIIQAGLTEAKIVVD encoded by the coding sequence ATGCGTCGCTGGCGCGGGGTGAGCAGGGTCGTCGTGCTGGTCGGCGTGGCAACGCTCGCCGCCTGTGCGCAGAAGCCCGCAGGCACCGGCTCGGGCCTGCCGACCAGCGGCATCTACAAGGTGGGAAAGCCCTATCAGATCAACGGCGTCTGGTATTATCCCAAGGAAGACTACAGCTACGACGAGACGGGCATCGCCTCGTGGTACGGCCCCGGCTTCCATGAGAAGAACACCGCCAACGGCGAAATCTACGACCAGAACGAGCTGACCGCCGCGCACAAGACCCTGCCGATGCCGAGTCTGGTGCGGGTCACCAACCTGGACAACGGCCGGTCGATCGTGGTGCGCGTCAACGACCGCGGCCCCTACGCCAACGGCCGCATCATCGACATGTCGCGCCGCGGCGCCCAGCTGCTGGGCTTCGACGGTCCCGGCACCGCCAAGGTGCGCGTGCAGATCCTGGCGGAGGAAAGCCGCGCCATCGCCGCCGCCGCGCGCCAGGGCACGCCCGCCCCGATGCTGGCCGAGATCGACGGCCCGCCGCCGAAGGCCGCGCCGCGCGGCCGCATCGAGGTGAGCGGACCATCGGGACCGGCGACGACGCTGGCGGCTGCCGTTGCTCCCTCCACCGGCGCCGCCCGCCCGGCGGTGGTCGGCACCCCGATCCCGCCGCCGACCACCGTCGCCGGCAGCATGGCGGAAGGCCGCTTCGTGCCCGCACCGGTGGTGGCGCAATTGCCGGTGAAGGCGCAGGAGGCCATCTATGTGCAGGTCGGCGCCTTCGGCAGCGAGGAGAATGTGGCGAAGGCCCGCGCCCGCCTGTCCTCCATCGGCCAGCGCGCCAGCGTCAGCCAGACGAGGTCGGCCGGCATGACCCTGCACCGCGTCCGCGTCGGACCGCTGGACAGCGTCGACCGTGCCGACAGCCTGCTGAACCAGATCATCCAGGCCGGCCTTACGGAGGCCAAAATCGTGGTGGATTGA
- a CDS encoding D-alanyl-D-alanine carboxypeptidase family protein: protein MNAVAVRLCAVFGRSVAVAAGIAMAGATIGAGFTSVPVQAATLDTIAKQAILVDLTSDTVLFEKNADERMAPSSMSKIMTAYMVFEAIKGGRLTLESTLPVSERAWRMQGSKMFVELHNNIKVDDLLKGMIVQSGNDACIVLAEGLAGSEQSFAEQATKRAKELGLKNSNFANATGWPDPNHYMTARDLAILAERLIKDFPEFYKYDSIREFKYHGITQGNRNPLLYRNMNVDGLKTGHTDAGGYGLTASGEREGRRLLLVVNGLPSMQARADESARLIEWGFREFASYTLYRGGETIEQVPVWLGEQDMVPVTVPQNLSVTMARADRPGMKVSLVSSAPVAAPIKKGDTVGKLVISAPGFPGKEVPVVAAQDVPKAGFVGRAFAAAKYLVFGNSL, encoded by the coding sequence ATGAACGCTGTTGCCGTCCGTCTCTGCGCCGTTTTCGGCCGTTCCGTTGCTGTTGCGGCCGGAATCGCGATGGCCGGGGCCACGATTGGCGCCGGCTTCACCTCGGTCCCGGTCCAGGCCGCGACCCTCGACACCATCGCCAAGCAGGCAATCCTGGTCGATCTGACTTCCGACACCGTGCTGTTCGAGAAGAATGCCGACGAGCGGATGGCGCCCTCGTCGATGAGCAAGATCATGACCGCCTACATGGTGTTCGAGGCGATCAAGGGCGGCCGCCTGACGCTGGAGAGCACCCTGCCGGTCAGCGAACGGGCCTGGCGGATGCAGGGCTCCAAGATGTTCGTGGAGCTTCACAACAACATCAAGGTCGATGACCTGCTGAAGGGCATGATCGTCCAGTCCGGCAACGACGCCTGCATCGTGCTGGCAGAGGGGCTGGCCGGGTCGGAGCAGTCCTTCGCCGAACAGGCCACCAAGCGCGCGAAGGAGTTGGGGCTGAAGAACAGCAACTTCGCCAATGCGACCGGTTGGCCCGACCCCAACCACTACATGACCGCCCGCGATCTGGCGATCCTGGCGGAACGGCTGATCAAGGACTTCCCCGAATTCTACAAGTACGATTCGATCCGGGAGTTCAAGTATCACGGCATCACCCAGGGCAACCGCAACCCGCTGCTCTACCGCAACATGAACGTCGACGGGCTTAAGACCGGCCACACCGACGCCGGCGGTTACGGCCTGACCGCATCGGGCGAGCGCGAGGGGCGCCGGCTGCTGCTGGTGGTCAACGGCCTGCCCAGCATGCAGGCGCGCGCCGACGAATCGGCGCGGCTGATCGAATGGGGCTTCCGCGAATTCGCCTCCTACACCCTCTACAGGGGCGGCGAGACGATCGAGCAGGTGCCGGTGTGGTTGGGCGAGCAGGACATGGTTCCGGTCACCGTGCCGCAGAACCTGAGCGTCACGATGGCCCGTGCCGACCGCCCGGGCATGAAGGTGTCGCTGGTCAGCAGCGCCCCGGTCGCCGCGCCGATCAAGAAAGGCGACACCGTCGGCAAGCTGGTGATCTCCGCCCCCGGCTTCCCGGGCAAGGAGGTGCCGGTGGTGGCTGCGCAGGACGTGCCGAAGGCCGGCTTCGTCGGCCGCGCCTTCGCCGCCGCCAAGTATCTCGTCTTCGGCAACAGCCTGTGA
- the tmk gene encoding dTMP kinase, with translation MPTASAPAARGRFITLEGGEGAGKSTQLRRLAESLRARGIKVETTREPGGSPGAEEIRGLLVTGETGRWSPVTEALLHTAARRDHLERTVWPALEEGKWVLCDRFFDSTMAYQGYGLGLGRELVETLQRAALGEFRPDLTLILDIDVKMGLRRAASRHGGEDRYERMDIGFHQRLRDGFLDIARREPERCAVVDADADLDTVQARIRDAVAGRLELAPGQAS, from the coding sequence ATGCCGACCGCCTCCGCCCCTGCCGCTCGTGGCCGCTTCATCACGCTGGAAGGCGGCGAAGGGGCCGGCAAATCGACGCAGCTGCGCCGTCTGGCCGAGTCCCTGCGTGCCCGCGGCATCAAGGTGGAGACGACGCGCGAGCCGGGCGGGTCGCCGGGAGCCGAGGAAATCCGCGGCCTGCTGGTGACCGGCGAGACCGGCCGCTGGAGCCCGGTGACGGAAGCGCTGCTGCACACCGCCGCCCGCCGCGACCATCTGGAACGCACGGTGTGGCCGGCGCTGGAAGAGGGAAAGTGGGTGCTGTGCGACCGCTTCTTCGACAGCACCATGGCCTATCAGGGCTACGGGCTGGGGCTGGGGCGCGAGTTGGTGGAGACCTTGCAACGGGCGGCGCTGGGCGAGTTCCGGCCCGACCTGACGCTGATCCTCGACATCGACGTGAAGATGGGCCTGCGCCGTGCCGCGTCGCGTCATGGCGGTGAGGACCGCTATGAGCGGATGGACATCGGCTTTCACCAGCGGCTGCGCGACGGCTTCCTCGACATCGCCCGGCGGGAACCGGAGCGCTGCGCGGTGGTGGATGCCGACGCCGACCTCGATACCGTGCAGGCGCGCATCCGGGACGCCGTTGCCGGCCGGCTGGAACTGGCCCCGGGTCAGGCGTCGTGA
- a CDS encoding DNA polymerase III subunit delta', whose product MSKARPPAPAVPATEEALAPRRNPDLVGHEEAERLLLEAWNSGRLPHAWLIGGTPGIGKATLAFRFARFVLAQDPPGDSLFGGAAPVTSLHIGPDHPVFRRVASGGHADLLTIERQRDEKKGRLKRDIAVDDVRRIGPFLRRTSAEGGWRVAVIDGADRMNLSGLNAILKILEEPPPGALLLLVSDNPGGMLPTIRSRCRKLTLKPLAEDTVIDLLGQHRPDIAADDRPALARLSEGSVGRAIDLADAGGLALYREMIGLLSDLPRIDIVAAHAFGDKLTRKQDDGMFETATELLVWWLARFARSLARGSWPAEVVPGEAALMTRLANARGLERWVEVWEKVQRLFARAESANLDRKQVVLNALSALETAAA is encoded by the coding sequence GTGAGCAAGGCGCGCCCCCCTGCCCCGGCGGTTCCCGCCACGGAAGAAGCGCTGGCACCCAGGCGCAATCCCGACCTCGTCGGGCATGAGGAGGCGGAACGGCTGCTGCTGGAGGCCTGGAACTCCGGCCGGTTGCCGCATGCCTGGCTGATCGGCGGCACGCCGGGGATCGGCAAGGCGACGCTGGCCTTCCGCTTCGCCCGCTTCGTCCTGGCGCAGGACCCGCCGGGCGACAGCCTGTTCGGTGGAGCGGCTCCGGTCACGTCGCTGCACATCGGCCCCGACCATCCGGTGTTCCGCCGGGTGGCGTCGGGCGGCCATGCCGACCTGCTGACCATCGAACGCCAGCGCGACGAGAAGAAGGGCCGGCTGAAGCGCGACATCGCCGTCGATGACGTGCGCAGGATCGGCCCCTTCCTGCGCCGCACCTCGGCGGAAGGCGGCTGGCGCGTCGCGGTGATCGACGGCGCCGACCGCATGAACCTGAGCGGCCTGAACGCCATCCTGAAGATCCTGGAGGAGCCGCCGCCCGGCGCCCTGCTGCTGCTGGTCAGCGACAATCCCGGCGGCATGCTGCCGACCATCCGCTCGCGCTGCCGCAAGCTGACGCTGAAGCCGCTGGCGGAGGACACGGTGATCGACCTGCTGGGGCAGCACCGGCCCGACATCGCCGCCGACGACCGCCCGGCGCTGGCCCGGCTGTCGGAGGGCAGCGTCGGCCGCGCCATCGATCTGGCCGATGCCGGCGGTCTGGCGCTCTACCGTGAGATGATCGGGCTGCTGTCCGACCTGCCGCGCATCGACATCGTCGCGGCGCACGCCTTCGGCGACAAGCTGACCCGCAAACAGGACGACGGGATGTTCGAGACGGCGACCGAGCTGCTGGTCTGGTGGCTCGCCCGCTTCGCCCGCTCGCTCGCCCGCGGCTCCTGGCCGGCGGAGGTGGTGCCGGGCGAGGCCGCCCTGATGACCCGGTTGGCCAACGCCCGCGGTCTTGAACGTTGGGTGGAGGTGTGGGAAAAGGTTCAGCGTCTTTTCGCGCGCGCGGAATCCGCAAACCTGGACCGCAAGCAGGTGGTCCTGAACGCCCTGTCGGCGCTGGAAACGGCAGCCGCCTAG
- the metG gene encoding methionine--tRNA ligase → MAGPKTFYLTTPIYYVNDVPHIGHAYTTLACDVLARFMRLDGYDVKFLTGTDEHGQKVEKSAEKAGIAPQEFTDRVSQNFRDLVSLMNYSNDDFIRTTEPRHVKSVQALWTVLKDKGEIYLGSYAGWYSVRDEAFYGEDELTTNGEGKKIAPTGAECEWVEEPSYFFKLSAWQDRLIEFYEQNPDFIAPAGKRNEVMSFVKSGLKDLSVSRTTFKWGIPVPGDDAHIMYVWLDALANYITAVGYPDTTGDYAKYWPADLHMVGKDILRFHAVYWPAFLMAAGLQPPRRVFAHGWWTIEGQKMSKSLGNVIAPETLVNTYGLDQTRYFLLREVPFGNDGDFSHKQMVNRINGNLANDYGNLVQRVLSMIGKNCGAAVPTPGEFTEADNALLGPAYGLLDVVRAEIRAQAFHKALDAIWAVVGDANRYVDEQAPWALKKTDPARMATVLYVLAETIRHLAILTQPVMPDASARILDLLALGPDARGFGTLGPSGALVAGTPLPTPQGVFPRYVEEPKD, encoded by the coding sequence ATGGCCGGGCCGAAGACCTTCTACCTGACGACGCCGATCTATTACGTGAACGACGTGCCGCACATCGGCCACGCGTACACGACGCTTGCCTGCGACGTCCTCGCCCGGTTCATGCGCCTCGACGGCTATGACGTGAAGTTCCTGACCGGCACCGACGAGCACGGCCAGAAGGTTGAGAAGTCGGCGGAGAAGGCCGGAATCGCGCCGCAGGAATTTACCGACCGGGTGTCGCAGAACTTCCGCGATCTCGTCTCGCTGATGAACTATTCCAACGACGACTTCATCCGCACCACCGAGCCGCGCCACGTCAAGTCGGTGCAGGCGCTGTGGACGGTGCTGAAGGACAAGGGCGAGATTTACCTCGGATCCTACGCCGGCTGGTATTCGGTTCGCGACGAAGCCTTCTATGGCGAGGACGAGCTGACCACCAACGGCGAGGGCAAGAAGATCGCCCCGACCGGTGCCGAGTGCGAGTGGGTCGAGGAGCCGTCCTACTTCTTCAAGCTCTCGGCCTGGCAGGACCGGCTGATCGAGTTCTATGAGCAGAACCCCGACTTCATCGCCCCGGCCGGCAAGCGCAACGAGGTGATGTCCTTCGTCAAGTCGGGCCTGAAGGATTTGTCGGTCAGCCGCACCACCTTCAAGTGGGGCATCCCGGTGCCGGGCGACGACGCCCACATCATGTATGTCTGGCTCGACGCGCTGGCGAACTACATCACCGCCGTCGGCTATCCCGACACCACCGGCGACTATGCCAAGTATTGGCCGGCCGACCTGCACATGGTCGGCAAGGACATCCTGCGCTTCCACGCCGTCTACTGGCCGGCCTTCCTGATGGCCGCCGGCCTGCAGCCGCCCCGCCGTGTGTTCGCCCATGGCTGGTGGACGATCGAAGGCCAGAAGATGTCGAAGTCTCTCGGCAACGTCATCGCCCCGGAGACGCTGGTCAACACCTACGGCCTCGACCAGACCCGCTATTTCCTGCTGCGCGAAGTGCCGTTCGGCAATGACGGCGACTTCTCGCACAAGCAGATGGTCAACCGGATCAACGGCAACCTCGCCAACGATTACGGCAATCTGGTGCAGCGCGTCCTGTCGATGATCGGCAAGAACTGCGGCGCCGCCGTGCCGACGCCGGGCGAATTCACCGAAGCGGACAACGCCCTGCTCGGCCCGGCCTACGGCCTGCTCGACGTGGTACGGGCGGAGATCAGGGCGCAGGCCTTCCACAAGGCGCTGGACGCCATCTGGGCCGTGGTCGGCGACGCCAACCGCTATGTCGACGAACAGGCCCCGTGGGCGCTGAAGAAGACCGACCCGGCGCGCATGGCCACCGTTCTGTATGTGCTGGCCGAGACGATCCGCCATCTGGCGATCCTGACCCAGCCGGTGATGCCGGACGCCTCCGCCCGGATCCTCGACCTGCTGGCGCTGGGGCCGGATGCGCGCGGCTTCGGCACGCTGGGTCCGTCGGGGGCGCTGGTGGCCGGCACGCCGCTGCCGACGCCGCAGGGCGTCTTCCCGCGCTACGTCGAAGAACCGAAGGACTGA
- a CDS encoding TatD family hydrolase yields MLVDSHCHLDFPDFAEELDAVVDRARQAGIGRMVTICTYISRFDRILAVAERYDDILCTVGVHPHQAAEEFAITTVDKLVELSRHPKVIGLGETGLDYFYDKSPRDQQQECFRRHIRASLETGLPLIIHTRDADDDTMRIVKEEAAGQQVKGLLHCFSSGRALAEEAVEYGFTLSLSGIVTFKKSEDLRAIVKDVPLDRILVETDAPYLAPIPFRGKRNEPAYVAHTASCVAEVKGVSAEELARVTTENFFRLFDKAAQDKAAA; encoded by the coding sequence ATGCTCGTCGACAGCCATTGCCATCTCGACTTTCCCGATTTCGCCGAGGAGCTGGACGCGGTCGTCGACCGCGCCCGGCAGGCCGGCATCGGGCGGATGGTCACCATCTGCACCTATATCAGCCGCTTCGACCGCATCCTCGCGGTGGCGGAACGCTATGACGACATCCTCTGCACGGTGGGGGTCCATCCCCATCAGGCGGCGGAGGAGTTCGCCATCACCACCGTGGACAAGCTGGTGGAACTGTCGCGCCATCCCAAGGTGATCGGGCTGGGCGAGACCGGGCTCGACTACTTCTATGACAAGAGCCCGCGCGACCAGCAGCAGGAGTGCTTCCGCCGGCACATCCGCGCCAGCCTGGAGACCGGCCTGCCGCTGATCATCCACACCCGCGACGCCGACGACGACACCATGCGCATCGTCAAGGAGGAAGCGGCCGGTCAACAGGTGAAGGGGCTGCTGCACTGCTTCAGCTCCGGCCGGGCGCTGGCGGAGGAGGCGGTGGAGTACGGCTTCACCCTGTCGCTGTCGGGGATCGTCACCTTCAAGAAGTCGGAGGATCTCCGCGCCATCGTGAAGGACGTACCGCTCGACCGCATCCTGGTGGAGACCGACGCGCCCTATCTGGCGCCGATCCCCTTCCGCGGCAAGCGCAACGAGCCGGCCTATGTCGCCCACACCGCATCTTGCGTGGCGGAGGTGAAGGGGGTGTCGGCCGAGGAGCTGGCCCGCGTCACCACCGAGAACTTCTTCCGCCTGTTCGACAAGGCGGCCCAAGACAAGGCCGCTGCATGA